The following are encoded together in the Candidatus Omnitrophota bacterium genome:
- a CDS encoding isocitrate/isopropylmalate dehydrogenase family protein yields the protein MAYKITLIPGDGIGPEVALAAQRCVDATGVKIEWEIENAGEETLKSQGSILPDSVLDSIRRNKIALKGPIITPVGTGFRSVNVAIRQSLGLFACVRPAKSYKGVKSKFDNIDLVIIRENTEDLYAGIEFEACKPYTEELISLIQKNSGKKITKGSAISIKPISKEASERIVEYAFEYALANNRKKVTAVHKANIMKFTDGLFLKTAIEVAKRYANKIEFENAIVDNMSMQLVQRPHNYDVIVLPNLYGDIISDLCAGLIGGLGIAPGANIGNDMAVFEAVHGSAPKYKGLNKVNPTAMILSAVLMLKHMGESKAAFALEKAVKDIISEGKYVTYDLKPDRNDPTAVGTQEMADAVIKKLKKVR from the coding sequence ATGGCTTATAAAATCACTCTCATACCCGGTGACGGGATCGGCCCCGAAGTGGCTTTGGCGGCGCAAAGATGCGTTGATGCAACCGGTGTTAAAATTGAATGGGAAATTGAGAATGCCGGAGAAGAAACGCTAAAATCGCAAGGAAGTATCCTTCCTGACAGCGTCTTAGATTCAATACGCAGGAACAAAATAGCTTTGAAGGGTCCGATAATCACTCCGGTGGGCACGGGATTCCGTTCTGTAAATGTAGCAATAAGGCAAAGTTTAGGGTTGTTTGCCTGTGTACGGCCGGCAAAATCATATAAGGGTGTAAAAAGTAAATTTGATAATATCGATCTGGTTATAATAAGAGAGAATACTGAGGATTTGTATGCCGGTATTGAATTTGAAGCCTGTAAACCCTATACTGAAGAATTAATAAGCCTTATACAGAAGAATTCCGGTAAAAAAATCACCAAGGGATCAGCAATAAGCATTAAACCGATTTCAAAGGAGGCATCAGAAAGAATCGTTGAATACGCCTTCGAATATGCGCTTGCCAATAACAGAAAAAAGGTTACCGCGGTACACAAAGCAAATATTATGAAGTTTACCGACGGTTTATTCTTAAAAACAGCGATAGAGGTAGCTAAGAGATACGCAAACAAAATAGAGTTTGAAAATGCTATTGTAGATAACATGTCAATGCAGTTGGTGCAAAGGCCGCATAATTATGATGTCATAGTTTTGCCTAATTTGTATGGTGATATTATTTCCGACCTGTGCGCAGGATTAATCGGCGGACTTGGAATCGCTCCTGGCGCAAATATCGGAAATGATATGGCAGTATTTGAGGCCGTACACGGCTCTGCGCCAAAATATAAAGGCTTAAACAAAGTAAATCCTACTGCCATGATCCTATCCGCAGTACTCATGCTCAAACATATGGGAGAATCAAAAGCGGCTTTTGCGCTTGAGAAAGCCGTTAAAGATATTATCTCCGAGGGCAAATATGTGACTTACGATTTAAAACCTGACCGTAATGACCCTACAGCTGTGGGAACACAGGAGATGGCGGATGCGGTTATAAAGAAGTTAAAAAAAGTTAGATGA
- a CDS encoding 3-isopropylmalate dehydratase small subunit: protein MKLSGNAINLGDNINTDFIISGRYKFAITDMKELAKHIMEDIDPDFPKKIVPGKSILVAGKNFGMGSSREQAPLVIKESGITAVMAKSFARIFYRNGFNIGLPLIETDTDRIREKDSIEIDLSKGIVKNLTQGFELSVKPLPDFMQNILSNGGIVSYFKKFNSLPEIK, encoded by the coding sequence ATGAAATTATCCGGAAACGCTATAAACCTGGGCGACAACATAAATACTGATTTTATAATTTCAGGCCGTTATAAGTTTGCTATTACTGATATGAAAGAGCTTGCAAAGCATATAATGGAAGATATTGACCCGGATTTTCCAAAGAAGATCGTGCCGGGTAAAAGCATACTTGTGGCCGGCAAAAACTTCGGTATGGGTTCATCAAGAGAGCAGGCCCCTCTGGTAATAAAGGAGTCCGGAATAACCGCCGTAATGGCTAAATCTTTTGCGCGTATTTTTTACCGTAATGGCTTCAATATCGGATTGCCGCTGATTGAGACGGATACAGACAGAATACGGGAAAAAGACTCAATTGAAATTGATTTATCTAAAGGAATAGTTAAAAATCTCACCCAGGGATTTGAATTATCTGTAAAGCCTTTACCGGACTTTATGCAAAATATACTGAGTAATGGCGGAATAGTAAGTTATTTTAAAAAGTTCAACTCTTTACCGGAAATAAAATAA
- a CDS encoding type IV pilus twitching motility protein PilT, whose translation MEIGELLKLCIDKAASDLHLTENEPPVLRIDGKLLRTEHPMVVRAELKKMIYAVLTNSQKETFEKDLELDFSLALPGMDRFRVNVHQQKGSVEAAFRRVPLVIPKIEDLGLPPVVIELARKPNGLVLVTGPTGVGKTTTLAAVINLINNERECLMVTIEDPIEFIFKNDKSIIKQREVYADTHSFANALRHTLRQDPNVIVVGEMRDLETISTALTAAETGHLVLATLHTPDAPQTIERIIDVFPPHQQQQVKLQLADCLQGVVSQLLLPKAGGIGRVLATEVMVATPGIRNLIREQEIEQIPTLMQTGSQYGMKTMDKSLKELFRTGMISMDVALSKVKNPEEFKQL comes from the coding sequence ATGGAAATAGGTGAATTACTCAAATTATGTATTGATAAAGCCGCTTCCGACTTGCACCTTACTGAAAATGAACCTCCTGTTTTAAGGATTGACGGGAAGCTTCTCAGGACCGAGCATCCTATGGTTGTCAGGGCTGAGCTGAAAAAAATGATTTATGCAGTACTGACAAATTCTCAAAAAGAAACGTTTGAAAAAGACCTGGAGCTTGATTTTTCTCTTGCCCTTCCAGGCATGGACAGGTTCAGGGTTAACGTGCATCAGCAAAAAGGCTCTGTTGAAGCTGCATTCAGGAGAGTTCCGCTTGTAATCCCAAAAATTGAAGACCTTGGCCTTCCTCCAGTGGTTATTGAGCTTGCCAGAAAACCAAATGGCCTCGTATTAGTCACCGGCCCTACAGGCGTGGGTAAAACAACTACTTTGGCTGCTGTGATAAACTTAATAAACAACGAACGGGAATGCCTGATGGTGACTATCGAAGACCCGATCGAATTCATTTTTAAGAATGATAAAAGTATAATTAAACAAAGAGAAGTCTATGCTGATACGCACAGTTTTGCTAATGCGCTAAGGCATACGTTAAGACAGGATCCTAATGTAATAGTTGTAGGAGAAATGCGTGATTTAGAGACAATCTCAACTGCCTTAACAGCGGCTGAAACAGGCCATCTTGTCCTGGCTACATTGCATACCCCGGATGCTCCTCAGACGATTGAAAGGATTATAGATGTTTTTCCTCCGCATCAGCAGCAACAGGTCAAACTCCAGCTTGCTGACTGTCTTCAGGGCGTAGTTTCACAGCTTTTGCTTCCTAAAGCAGGAGGCATAGGCAGGGTACTGGCAACAGAAGTCATGGTGGCTACCCCGGGTATAAGAAATTTAATCCGCGAGCAGGAAATCGAACAGATACCTACTCTTATGCAGACAGGAAGCCAGTACGGGATGAAAACAATGGATAAATCACTTAAGGAATTATTCAGGACCGGAATGATCTCTATGGATGTGGCCCTTTCTAAGGTAAAGAATCCTGAGGAATTCAAACAACTATGA
- a CDS encoding 3-isopropylmalate dehydratase large subunit — protein MPQTIAEKILSSHSQRLLKAGDFAICKVDFTFGQDGTSSIIIDRVKELGLNKLETDFCMVIDHSAPSPSEGVSRVHKKMRQFGLDYNQKLFDIGCGVCHQVIPQSGRILPGDLVLGADSHTCTYGALGIFSTGVGSTDISITLATGKNWFKVPETIKIVVKGNIPKGIYAKDIILYIIKKVGADGATYKAIEFGGPVINKIDMDGRFTMCNMVVEMGAKAGFMPQDDKTITWLKNQIKGIKKIERIYADKNAKYCQTLEFDISKIKPQVAAPHQVDNVKDIGNFSKVKVDEAFLGTCTNGRLSDLKAAAKILSSRKVAKSVKMIVAPVSKEIYLEALSQGIIDTFIKANAVVIAPGCGPCVGTHCGIPSDGDNVISTANRNFIGRMGNPKAFIYLASPATVAASAIEGRIADPRKYL, from the coding sequence ATTCCGCAAACTATAGCTGAAAAAATATTGAGCAGTCATTCGCAAAGACTGCTCAAGGCAGGAGATTTTGCAATATGTAAAGTGGATTTTACATTCGGGCAAGACGGGACGTCTTCAATTATAATTGACCGGGTAAAAGAGTTAGGGCTCAATAAATTAGAAACAGATTTCTGCATGGTTATAGACCATAGCGCGCCTTCGCCAAGCGAGGGTGTTTCCAGGGTGCATAAAAAGATGCGGCAGTTTGGCTTAGATTATAACCAGAAACTCTTTGATATCGGATGCGGAGTATGCCACCAGGTAATACCGCAGTCTGGCAGGATATTGCCCGGAGACCTGGTTTTAGGCGCTGATTCTCATACCTGTACTTATGGCGCTTTAGGAATATTTTCAACGGGGGTAGGCTCAACCGACATTTCAATAACGCTGGCAACAGGAAAGAACTGGTTTAAGGTCCCCGAAACAATTAAGATCGTGGTAAAAGGAAACATACCCAAAGGAATATACGCAAAAGATATAATTTTATATATAATTAAGAAGGTAGGTGCAGACGGAGCCACATATAAAGCAATTGAATTCGGTGGTCCGGTGATCAATAAGATTGATATGGACGGCAGATTTACAATGTGTAATATGGTAGTTGAGATGGGGGCAAAAGCCGGTTTCATGCCTCAAGACGATAAAACCATTACTTGGCTCAAGAATCAAATAAAAGGAATTAAAAAGATTGAACGTATTTATGCCGATAAAAATGCAAAATACTGTCAAACTTTAGAGTTCGATATTTCAAAAATAAAACCTCAGGTGGCAGCTCCTCATCAGGTTGATAATGTAAAAGATATTGGTAATTTCAGTAAAGTCAAGGTTGATGAAGCGTTTTTGGGTACCTGCACCAATGGCAGGTTATCGGATTTAAAAGCCGCTGCTAAAATTTTAAGCTCGAGAAAAGTCGCAAAAAGTGTTAAAATGATAGTTGCGCCCGTGTCAAAGGAGATTTACCTTGAAGCATTAAGCCAGGGCATAATCGATACTTTTATAAAAGCGAATGCCGTTGTAATAGCTCCGGGATGCGGCCCGTGCGTTGGGACGCATTGCGGGATCCCTTCCGATGGGGATAATGTGATATCAACCGCTAACAGGAATTTCATCGGGAGGATGGGTAATCCAAAAGCGTTCATATACCTGGCTTCGCCGGCTACGGTTGCAGCCTCGGCGATAGAGGGCAGGATCGCTGATCCAAGAAAATATTTATAA
- a CDS encoding pyridoxal phosphate-dependent aminotransferase — protein MRIDTQLAERLKKINPSATLAITAKAKKLKMQGRDVVTLAAGEPDFDTPQYIKDAAISAIQSGFTKYTPTTGTPELKEKICQKFLKDNGLEYSSEQIVVSCGAKHSIFNALFSIIDEKDEVLIPSPYWVSYPEMVNLCGGIPRFIKTSPKNDFKISTDDLKKHIHTKTKAIIINSPSNPTGSIYEKDELQALVEMCVHKKIYIISDEIYEKIIFDGLKHTSVASLSKRAYEHTITVNGLSKSHSMTGWRIGYLGAPLEIAKAISKIQDHSTSNPSSISQKAAFAALSGSDEFSSMMSAEFQKRRDYIIGRLNNIPKIDFILPKGAFYIFCDISKSGIDSMAFATRLLDEAEVAVIPGVAFGQDNFIRLSFAASHAQIEKGMDRIEKWLNGL, from the coding sequence ATGCGAATCGATACGCAGCTTGCTGAGCGTTTGAAAAAAATTAACCCGTCAGCAACCCTTGCTATAACTGCAAAAGCCAAGAAGCTCAAAATGCAGGGAAGGGATGTTGTTACGCTTGCTGCAGGTGAGCCGGATTTTGACACTCCTCAATATATAAAAGATGCGGCTATCAGCGCTATCCAATCGGGGTTTACAAAGTATACACCCACCACCGGGACTCCGGAGTTAAAAGAAAAAATCTGCCAAAAATTTTTAAAAGATAACGGGCTTGAATATTCTTCTGAGCAAATCGTAGTTTCCTGCGGAGCCAAGCATAGCATCTTTAACGCCCTTTTTTCTATAATTGACGAAAAAGACGAGGTTCTAATCCCGTCTCCTTATTGGGTAAGCTATCCTGAAATGGTAAATCTCTGCGGTGGGATCCCCAGGTTTATTAAAACGTCCCCTAAGAATGACTTCAAGATATCAACCGATGACCTTAAAAAGCACATCCATACAAAGACAAAAGCGATAATCATCAACAGCCCTTCCAATCCTACAGGCAGCATTTATGAGAAAGACGAACTTCAAGCGCTTGTAGAGATGTGTGTCCATAAAAAAATCTATATCATTTCCGACGAGATCTATGAAAAAATTATCTTTGACGGGCTCAAGCATACCTCAGTAGCTTCGTTAAGCAAGCGCGCTTACGAACATACTATTACTGTTAACGGTTTATCAAAGAGCCACTCAATGACCGGCTGGAGGATAGGGTATTTAGGCGCTCCCCTTGAGATTGCCAAAGCAATTTCAAAAATCCAGGACCATTCGACATCTAACCCCTCATCAATAAGCCAGAAAGCTGCTTTTGCGGCGCTGTCAGGTTCAGATGAATTCAGCTCTATGATGAGTGCGGAATTTCAAAAAAGAAGAGATTATATTATTGGAAGGCTTAATAATATACCAAAAATTGATTTTATATTGCCAAAAGGCGCATTCTATATATTTTGCGATATTTCAAAAAGCGGCATTGATTCCATGGCTTTTGCGACCAGGCTTTTAGATGAAGCTGAAGTCGCCGTAATCCCTGGTGTCGCCTTTGGCCAGGATAATTTTATAAGATTAAGTTTTGCCGCAAGCCACGCACAAATAGAAAAAGGCATGGATAGGATTGAAAAATGGTTAAACGGTCTTTAA